The Salinirubellus salinus genome segment CATCTCCAGCGTGCGCGACCCGCCACCGGCGACGGCCTCCTCCGACCCGCCCGCGACGGGGGGGAACACCGACAGCCGGTCGCCGTCCTCCATCGGCGTGTCTACCCCCTCCATGTGGTAGACGTCACGGCCGTTCTTCAGGACGCTGAGCTGGTCGCGGACGGCGCCGTCCTCGACGAGATCACCCTCGAGGCCCGGGAACTCCGCCTCCAGCGCCAGCAGGATGTCTCCGACGGTGCTCCCGTCCTCGTACTCCCGGTGTATCGTCTTCTGTCCGACCTCCGCCCGGAAGTTGGCGAAGAACCGGAGCTCCAGTTCCATGACCGCTAGACGGTGCGGCGGGCTAAAAAACTCCCTGCGGCCGTGTGCCCGACGCGTCACGAGACGGACCGCCCGTCACAGCAGTTCGCGGACCTCGGAGTACCACATGTCGTGTTCGTCCACCGCCTCGACCCGCTCGGCGATGGCGACGGCGATGGCGTGCCAACAGAGCTGTGTCGGGTCCTCGCTGTCGAGGTTGTACTGCGAGTCCTCGCAGGTACAGCCGCCGTCCTCGACGATGTACTCGTCCTCGTGGCCGACGACGACGGTGAAGTCGTTGTACCCCTTCACCCGGCCCTCACCGACGGCCTCGATGGCCTTCCGACCACGCGAGCCGTGGACGGCGATGATACGCTCGACTACGTCGGGGGTGAGCGCCCCGGCCTCGGCGAGCGCGGCCTGCCAGTCGTCGACGGCGGTCACGTCCCTCGAGTTCGACGCGTGGCGATAAAGTCGGTTCGGTGGGGCAGACGGGCGTCGGACGGTACCAGCGGGCCGGCGGAATCGGTGCGGGCCGGCCGAGAGAGTGCCGTAGTGAGTGCGAGTCGCGGTACAGCGTGGACCGCCACCGCACCGCGACCGTGGGCTCCCCGGACCGCCCCCTCCGGTCGGGACCGCGCGACGGGGACGAAACGTCGGCCTTTTCGCCCCCTGTCACGGTCGGACCGTATGGAGACTGACACCGAGGAGGGGGGACTCTCCTTCGAGGTGGAGGGGACCCACGAGGACGGCCACGACGAGGGCGTGTTCTACAACCCCGTCCAGGAGCTCAACCGCGACCTCACCGTGGCGGTCCTGCGGGCCTACCCCGAGTGGTCGGGCCGCGACGTGGACTCGTACCTCGACGCCACCGCCGCCTCCGGGGTCCGGGGGGTCCGCGCCGCGAGCGAGGGCTACGACGCCGTCTGCTGCGACGTGGACCCCGACGCCGTCGCCCTCGCCGAGCGCAACTTCGCGCGCAACGACCTCCCCGGCGAGGCCGTCCACCGCAAGGCGCAGGCCTACATGCACGAGTCGCACTTCGACGTGGTCGACCTCGACCCGTTCGGCACCCCCATCCCGTTCGCGGACGCGGCGGTCGACTCGGCGAACGCCCTGCTCTGCGTGACCGCGACGGACACCGCCCCGCTCTGTGGCGCACACTTCCGCTCGGGCGTGCGGACCTACTCGGCGGTCCCCCGGAACACCGAGTTCCACGCCGAGATGGGGGTGCGTGTCCTCCTCTCGGCGCTCGTCCGGACCGCCGCACGCTACGACGTGGCCGCCCGCCCCGTGTTCACCCACGCGACCAGCCACTACGTCCGGACCTACCTCCACCTCGACTCGGGCGCACAGGTGGCCGACGAGCAGGTGGACGAACTCGGCCACGTCGACTGGTGTCAGGACTGTTACTACCGCGAACACGAGCGCGGCCTGCTGGCCGACCCGCTCGACTCCTGCCCGGTGTGTGGGGGGACCGTCCAGACCGCAGGTCCCCTCTACCTCGGCCGACCCGACGACCCCGACTTCCTCGCGGCCGTCGCGGGCGAGCTGACCGACGAACTCGGGACCCGCGAGACGGCCGAGAGACTCCTCGAGCGCATCGCCGGCGAGCTCGATCGACCGACCCACTACGACCAGCACCGGCTCTACCGGAACTGGTCCGAACCGGCCATCGGGATGGACGAGTTCCTCGAGGGGTTGCGCGAGGCGGGCTTCGAGGCCTCACGGACCCACTACGGGGGGACGACGCTGAAGACGGACGCGACGCCCGCCGAGATGCGCGACCTGTTCGTCGAGTAGCGGCGGCCGGGCGTCGGGAGCGGACGAAATCCCACGCCGACGGACTGTCCTTTCCCACCGCTTATATTACACCCACGCTCGAACGGCGTGGCGTGAGCTTTCCGCAGGAGGAGAGGCGCCAGCGTCCCAGCGGGCCCGACCTGATCAGGGCGACCGTCGAGGCCGTCCGCTCGGACCAGATCACGTTCATCGCGGCCAGCCTCGCGTACTACGCGTTCATCTCGCTGTTGCCCCTCCTGCTGCTGGGCATCGTCGCCGCGGGCGTGTTCGGCGGCGAGGAACTCGCGCTCCGGCTCGCGACGGAGGCGAGTGGGGCGTTCGGCGAGGAAGCCGGAACACTGGTCCGAGAGACGCTGACGGACACCTCCGCGCAGGCCGGCGCCAGCGTGGTCGGTGTCGTCTTCCTCGGGTGGAGTGGCCTGAAACTGTTCCGGGGGCTGAGCGTGGCCTTCGCGACGGTGTACGGGGGTTCGACCGAGGCGTCCTTCCTCGTCCAGCTCCGGGACGCCATCGTGGCGCTGCTGGCCGTCGGCCTCGGCGTGTCGGTGACCGTCGCCGTCGGGCTCGCGCTCGCCCTGCTGGAGTCGGAGCTACTCGGCATGGACATCGACTTCATCGCCACGCTCGGGACACCGCTGCTCGTGGGGGGGCTGACCGCGGCGTTCCTCCCGCTCTACTACCTGCTCCCCGGCGTCGACATCTCGGTCGGCGAGGCACTCCCCGGGGCACTGCTCGCGGCCGCGGGCTGGACGTTCCTCCAGTTCGGCTTCCGCCTCTACGCCGGGGTGGCGTCCGCGGCCCAGGTGTACGGCGTCCTCGGCGCCGTCCTCCTCATCGTCACCTTCCTCTACTTCGGCGGGCTCATCCTCCTGGTCGGCGTCGTGTTCAACGCGGTCCTCGCGGGACGACTCGACCGGGACGACATCGAGGCCGACATGGAGGCAATCGACAAGACAGCACGAACCATGACAGACGACAACGACGCAGGCGGTGTGACGGGCGGCGAACCGAGTCCGGGACCGGGCGACGGCGACGGGGGCGGCCCCGGCGGCCCGAGCGGAGGTGGCGACAACTTCTCCGACGAGTTCGACGGCGACGTGGAGGCCGAACTGGAACGGCTCTACGACGAACTCGACCGGTTCGAGGAGGAGTTCGACGACCGCATCGTCCACCGCGAGGAGATAGAACGCGAGCTCAAGCGGTACGTCCGGGGCCGGGTGCGTCGTGGGAAGGCCCGGGGCTGGGGTCCGTATCTGGTCTTGCTGTACGGCACCGCCATGACCATCGGCGCGTTCGTCTACCTCTCGGGCGGCTGGGCCATCCTCGCGATGCTGGTCATCTGGCTCTCGACGCTCGGCCTCTACGTGCTGATGCTCATCGTCGGCGGCGCCGTCGGCGTTGCCGGCCTCCCCGGCCGGCTGAGCGACCGGTTCGGCGCGTTCCGCGACTGACCGGCGATGAGTCACGGGCTCGGTGTCACGGAGTTCCTCACCGCGAACACGCCGGACGTGTTCGTCGTCCTCTTCGCCGTACTCACGCAACTCGGCGGGCTGTGGTTCTACTTCCTCGCACTGACCGCCGCGTACACGCTCGGTGAGGGCCTGTTGCCGCGGGCGTTCCTCGACCGCGAGCGCGTCGCCTACCTCGTCGCGCTCGCACTCGGCGCGGCGGCGCTGACGGCGACGCTGAAGGGGCTGGTCGCGCACCCCCGGCCGCCCACCGCGACGGTCGCCGCCGGGGCCGACCTCGTCCCAGAGGCG includes the following:
- a CDS encoding tRNA (guanine(26)-N(2))-dimethyltransferase — protein: METDTEEGGLSFEVEGTHEDGHDEGVFYNPVQELNRDLTVAVLRAYPEWSGRDVDSYLDATAASGVRGVRAASEGYDAVCCDVDPDAVALAERNFARNDLPGEAVHRKAQAYMHESHFDVVDLDPFGTPIPFADAAVDSANALLCVTATDTAPLCGAHFRSGVRTYSAVPRNTEFHAEMGVRVLLSALVRTAARYDVAARPVFTHATSHYVRTYLHLDSGAQVADEQVDELGHVDWCQDCYYREHERGLLADPLDSCPVCGGTVQTAGPLYLGRPDDPDFLAAVAGELTDELGTRETAERLLERIAGELDRPTHYDQHRLYRNWSEPAIGMDEFLEGLREAGFEASRTHYGGTTLKTDATPAEMRDLFVE
- a CDS encoding YihY/virulence factor BrkB family protein codes for the protein MSFPQEERRQRPSGPDLIRATVEAVRSDQITFIAASLAYYAFISLLPLLLLGIVAAGVFGGEELALRLATEASGAFGEEAGTLVRETLTDTSAQAGASVVGVVFLGWSGLKLFRGLSVAFATVYGGSTEASFLVQLRDAIVALLAVGLGVSVTVAVGLALALLESELLGMDIDFIATLGTPLLVGGLTAAFLPLYYLLPGVDISVGEALPGALLAAAGWTFLQFGFRLYAGVASAAQVYGVLGAVLLIVTFLYFGGLILLVGVVFNAVLAGRLDRDDIEADMEAIDKTARTMTDDNDAGGVTGGEPSPGPGDGDGGGPGGPSGGGDNFSDEFDGDVEAELERLYDELDRFEEEFDDRIVHREEIERELKRYVRGRVRRGKARGWGPYLVLLYGTAMTIGAFVYLSGGWAILAMLVIWLSTLGLYVLMLIVGGAVGVAGLPGRLSDRFGAFRD